GTCGTCGCTGGGCGGGTCGAGCAGCAGCGGGAACCGCTCGCGGATCGCGTCGACGGTCGCCATCGTCTCGTCGACCGACAGCGTGGTCTGGGAGAGCCAGGCGACCTTGGAGGGGTCGCGGACCTCGATGTGCGGCACGTCGGCCGGGCTCTGGACGAGCTGGATGTGCTCGGGGGCCTCGCCGGCGGTGCCCTCGACCTCCTCGTGGCCCTCGTGGCCGATGAGCAGGATGTCGTAGTCGTCGCTGGCGAAGCGCCGGGCCTCGTGGTGGACCTTGGTCACCAGCGGGCAGGTGGCGTCGATCGTCTTGAGGTCCCGCTCCTGTGCCTCGGCGTGGACGGCCGGGGAGACGCCGTGGGCGGAGAAGACGACCGTCTGGCCGGTCGGCACCTCGTCGAGCTCCTCGACGAAGATCGCGCCGCGCGACTCCAGGTCGGCCACGACGTGCTTGTTGTGCACGATCTGCTTGCGCACGTAGACGGGCGAGCCGTAGAGGTCGAGGGCCTTCTCGACGGTGATGACCGCGCGGTCGACGCCGGCGCAGTAGCCCCGCGGGGCGGCCAGGCGGACGGCGCGGTCGGCCTCGTCGGGCGAGAGGACGG
This genomic interval from Nocardioides scoriae contains the following:
- a CDS encoding 4-hydroxy-3-methylbut-2-enyl diphosphate reductase, whose product is MDDMTDLGTPTVLSPDEADRAVRLAAPRGYCAGVDRAVITVEKALDLYGSPVYVRKQIVHNKHVVADLESRGAIFVEELDEVPTGQTVVFSAHGVSPAVHAEAQERDLKTIDATCPLVTKVHHEARRFASDDYDILLIGHEGHEEVEGTAGEAPEHIQLVQSPADVPHIEVRDPSKVAWLSQTTLSVDETMATVDAIRERFPLLLDPPSDDICYATQNRQLAIKEIGQDADLVIVVGSANSSNSVRLAEVALEAGAKAAYRVDDRSEIDDAWLDGVEKVSVTSGASVPDDLVVGVLQHLASHGFPDAEAVHTAEESLIFALPPELRRDLRAAGKS